From the Garra rufa chromosome 17, GarRuf1.0, whole genome shotgun sequence genome, one window contains:
- the pygo2 gene encoding pygopus homolog 2 isoform X2: protein MKSPEKKKRKSNAQGAAFSHLSEFAPPPTPMVDHLVASNPFDDDFGPPTRSGGGGGPGGASFLPSPGGGGGGYGGPGRMGGGMGFIGGPGGPGGGQPGRRPPFGPPTPNTGPHHPLGFGGMPGFGGGGGGGGGGGGFPPGGPSQFNMPPNFSPPMHPGQGFNPMLSPGAMGGGPGGGGGPPHPRFGMPQQQPPHGQGGHPFNSPPLPGGPGPRGPPHGPMNPMGGMGGGMNMMGMGGGGGGGNMVGGHPGMPPQGQFPPPQDGPYPGSSPPVGEEGKNFGGPGGGPPVPSQQQPPNLNPSGPPSNNATPGPSPAPGPPQPGGGFPGHPDVQQPNPNTPGQPQSAPQPPNPNSSPTGPHNGPQPQQAPTNQHPPPNSTGGPGPNTPSNQQQPTPPNSAPGSAAYNQQNNAPGGPMPNQPPNSNQNNLNNSSGGNTPGSNPNPPSNSNSTPNTQSPLPSGPAPPSAGPGSGPPKLGGGMVFPCGLCLSEVHDDQEAILCEASCQRWFHRDCTGLTEPAYGLLTRESAAVWACDFCLKTKEIQAVYVRQGLGQLVAANDG, encoded by the exons ATGAAGAGCCCAGAGAAAAAGAAGAGGAAGTCCAACGCTCAG GGGGCAGCATTCTCCCACCTCTCTGAGTTTGCACCCCCTCCAACTCCGATGGTTGATCACCTGGTGGCCTCTAACCCTTTCGATGATGACTTCGGTCCGCCAACGCGATCTGGTGGGGGAGGTGGTCCAGGTGGTGCCTCTTTTCTTCCCAGCCCAGGGGGCGGTGGAGGTGGCTATGGTGGACCTGGTCGAATGGGAGGAGGTATGGGATTCATCGGGGGCCCTGGTGGACCTGGAGGCGGCCAGCCTGGCCGACGCCCCCCTTTCGGTCCACCAACGCCAAATACCGGACCACACCACCCGCTTGGATTTGGAGGCATGCCAGGGTTTGGAGGTGGTGGAGGCGGAGGAGGTGGTGGAGGAGGATTTCCTCCAGGAGGCCCATCACAGTTTAACATGCCACCCAATTTTAGCCCACCCATGCACCCTGGGCAGGGTTTCAATCCGATGTTGTCACCTGGAGCAATGGGTGGCGGCCCAGGAGGTGGAGGAGGTCCACCACATCCAAGGTTTGGGATGCCTCAACAACAGCCTCCACATGGACAAGGTGGGCATCCCTTTAACAGCCCACCCTTACCCGGTGGCCCCGGCCCTCGTGGGCCTCCACACGGCCCTATGAACCCTATGGGGGGAATGGGAGGAGGAATGAACATGATGGGCATGGGTGGCGGAGGTGGAGGAGGTAATATGGTGGGAGGACATCCAGGTATGCCTCCACAAGGACAGTTCCCTCCTCCACAAGATGGTCCGTACCCTGGATCAAGTCCTCCTGTTGGTGAAGAGGGAAAGAACTTTGGTGGTCCAGGTGGTGGTCCACCTGTTCCCTCTCAACAGCAGCCACCTAACCTTAACCCCTCCGGTCCTCCATCCAACAATGCCACCCCTGGTCCGTCCCCAGCCCCTGGACCCCCACAGCCTGGAGGAGGTTTCCCGGGTCATCCAGATGTCCAGCAACCCAACCCCAACACTCCAGGTCAACCCCAGTCGGCTCCTCAACCCCCCAATCCCAATTCGTCCCCCACAGGCCCACATAACGGCCCCCAGCCTCAACAAGCGCCAACCAATCAGCATCCTCCACCCAACTCCACTGGAGGCCCTGGACCCAACACCCCGTCCAACCAGCAACAACCAACACCACCAAACTCCGCTCCAGGTTCGGCGGCCTACAACCAGCAGAACAATGCTCCTGGAGGTCCAATGCCAAACCAGCCACCCAACTCCAACCAGAACAACCTTAACAACAGCAGTGGTGGCAACACCCCAGGTAGCAACCCCAATCCTCCTTCCAACTCCAACTCTACGCCTAACACTCAGTCCCCACTACCAAGTGGGCCCGCTCCACCATCTGCTGGCCCAGGCTCTGGTCCCCCAAAACTAGGTGGAGGCATGGTGTTTCCTTGCGGCCTCTGCTTGTCAGAAGTACACGATGACCAAGAGGCCATCTTGTGTGAGGCCTCCTGCCAACGATGGTTCCATAGAGACTGCACAGGCCTAACTGAGCCAGCGTATGGGCTGCTAACCAGGGAGAGCGCTGCGGTGTGGGCTTGCGATTTCTGTCTCAAGACAAAGGAGATTCAAGCTGTTTACGTGCGCCAGGGACTAGGACAGCTGGTGGCTGCAAATGATGGCTAA
- the pygo2 gene encoding pygopus homolog 2 isoform X1, which translates to MAGQQAGQSQGKRGKGSQMKSPEKKKRKSNAQGAAFSHLSEFAPPPTPMVDHLVASNPFDDDFGPPTRSGGGGGPGGASFLPSPGGGGGGYGGPGRMGGGMGFIGGPGGPGGGQPGRRPPFGPPTPNTGPHHPLGFGGMPGFGGGGGGGGGGGGFPPGGPSQFNMPPNFSPPMHPGQGFNPMLSPGAMGGGPGGGGGPPHPRFGMPQQQPPHGQGGHPFNSPPLPGGPGPRGPPHGPMNPMGGMGGGMNMMGMGGGGGGGNMVGGHPGMPPQGQFPPPQDGPYPGSSPPVGEEGKNFGGPGGGPPVPSQQQPPNLNPSGPPSNNATPGPSPAPGPPQPGGGFPGHPDVQQPNPNTPGQPQSAPQPPNPNSSPTGPHNGPQPQQAPTNQHPPPNSTGGPGPNTPSNQQQPTPPNSAPGSAAYNQQNNAPGGPMPNQPPNSNQNNLNNSSGGNTPGSNPNPPSNSNSTPNTQSPLPSGPAPPSAGPGSGPPKLGGGMVFPCGLCLSEVHDDQEAILCEASCQRWFHRDCTGLTEPAYGLLTRESAAVWACDFCLKTKEIQAVYVRQGLGQLVAANDG; encoded by the exons ATGGCGGGACAGCAGGCGGGACAGAGTCAAGGAAAACGAGGCAAAG GTTCCCAGATGAAGAGCCCAGAGAAAAAGAAGAGGAAGTCCAACGCTCAG GGGGCAGCATTCTCCCACCTCTCTGAGTTTGCACCCCCTCCAACTCCGATGGTTGATCACCTGGTGGCCTCTAACCCTTTCGATGATGACTTCGGTCCGCCAACGCGATCTGGTGGGGGAGGTGGTCCAGGTGGTGCCTCTTTTCTTCCCAGCCCAGGGGGCGGTGGAGGTGGCTATGGTGGACCTGGTCGAATGGGAGGAGGTATGGGATTCATCGGGGGCCCTGGTGGACCTGGAGGCGGCCAGCCTGGCCGACGCCCCCCTTTCGGTCCACCAACGCCAAATACCGGACCACACCACCCGCTTGGATTTGGAGGCATGCCAGGGTTTGGAGGTGGTGGAGGCGGAGGAGGTGGTGGAGGAGGATTTCCTCCAGGAGGCCCATCACAGTTTAACATGCCACCCAATTTTAGCCCACCCATGCACCCTGGGCAGGGTTTCAATCCGATGTTGTCACCTGGAGCAATGGGTGGCGGCCCAGGAGGTGGAGGAGGTCCACCACATCCAAGGTTTGGGATGCCTCAACAACAGCCTCCACATGGACAAGGTGGGCATCCCTTTAACAGCCCACCCTTACCCGGTGGCCCCGGCCCTCGTGGGCCTCCACACGGCCCTATGAACCCTATGGGGGGAATGGGAGGAGGAATGAACATGATGGGCATGGGTGGCGGAGGTGGAGGAGGTAATATGGTGGGAGGACATCCAGGTATGCCTCCACAAGGACAGTTCCCTCCTCCACAAGATGGTCCGTACCCTGGATCAAGTCCTCCTGTTGGTGAAGAGGGAAAGAACTTTGGTGGTCCAGGTGGTGGTCCACCTGTTCCCTCTCAACAGCAGCCACCTAACCTTAACCCCTCCGGTCCTCCATCCAACAATGCCACCCCTGGTCCGTCCCCAGCCCCTGGACCCCCACAGCCTGGAGGAGGTTTCCCGGGTCATCCAGATGTCCAGCAACCCAACCCCAACACTCCAGGTCAACCCCAGTCGGCTCCTCAACCCCCCAATCCCAATTCGTCCCCCACAGGCCCACATAACGGCCCCCAGCCTCAACAAGCGCCAACCAATCAGCATCCTCCACCCAACTCCACTGGAGGCCCTGGACCCAACACCCCGTCCAACCAGCAACAACCAACACCACCAAACTCCGCTCCAGGTTCGGCGGCCTACAACCAGCAGAACAATGCTCCTGGAGGTCCAATGCCAAACCAGCCACCCAACTCCAACCAGAACAACCTTAACAACAGCAGTGGTGGCAACACCCCAGGTAGCAACCCCAATCCTCCTTCCAACTCCAACTCTACGCCTAACACTCAGTCCCCACTACCAAGTGGGCCCGCTCCACCATCTGCTGGCCCAGGCTCTGGTCCCCCAAAACTAGGTGGAGGCATGGTGTTTCCTTGCGGCCTCTGCTTGTCAGAAGTACACGATGACCAAGAGGCCATCTTGTGTGAGGCCTCCTGCCAACGATGGTTCCATAGAGACTGCACAGGCCTAACTGAGCCAGCGTATGGGCTGCTAACCAGGGAGAGCGCTGCGGTGTGGGCTTGCGATTTCTGTCTCAAGACAAAGGAGATTCAAGCTGTTTACGTGCGCCAGGGACTAGGACAGCTGGTGGCTGCAAATGATGGCTAA